A genomic window from Lotus japonicus ecotype B-129 chromosome 1, LjGifu_v1.2 includes:
- the LOC130737740 gene encoding uncharacterized protein LOC130737740, which produces MFTRDQVDLQGWSGYFNRLCGPIYYKLVVEFWKNAVCNDYYVVSHVLDRKIVISEESIAKLLGMEFQQGKRIKNVDANVPGMRKLVNKAIYDNWSLEKTKYSIKELKPTGEPVCLPFLLFNYLKECVEKSRTTVIETKRSISYIPYGRLLSDIFTQNKLVKTLSDLGLHEDLAMSIGEALNGTKLKRMQIIDKVQVEPVEESTEEVRHKNQPIDDYPLWSKKDNPASILEYVRMLRSKRDPITLEEFIKSLPDSPPEVPTRRSKRTISSKPSDPKGKGILIEETKKMKPASKSVVIREPILEPSPERTPVESPQESQSDSSESSMASSIGTQEEEVSPRNDFKRKAVMEESSDEETEDDDVPLAKRQRIQAIQVEEEVKQDECEIIGNVLQVIRESAEAEESTDSDVEPIDKRMKLPLKVPLQKKESEPKQASENVAEVQRERRSKIASDPARTAKLTRSTILRDSSKELTKSINLDSALVVIPEQPVPISTFLPTSTQTVPPQTEPHTQTLSQAETQAPHFNTLTATTSIPSIPIQTSSTSTTTESVPLFNSFIKGIAQSEATLRDLVQQFTPKPPSTSRILLITESGEIPAEKDDEDEDVQILEPPFNVQPIQQVASYFEDVLLDVVAESSYVSLSHYSTVNSRDLSFTSPEKNATSRQRQETIPEIERMDDSDHSGQGKAHVNESMPSGQMRTESSNASSSNATNIPQPIMDLTPSFRPKNLIQLIQEQRVLHKVCEPMRRAMAARNHVVSERTSEDADMISAEVAEDSAEEIIIHEAAEVDEVQMEIPTQAAAEVQAPTDVPIQAPEPASHPEVALLAARIDRIQDDQQRLFQMVEHQGIIQSEQSRQIQESSSRMENMMKYLNENLPSSSKP; this is translated from the exons atgttcaCCAGGGATCAAGTAGATTTGCAAGGTTGGTCTGGTTATTTCAATAGGCTCTGTGGTCCTATCTATTACAAGTTAGTTGTGGAATTCTGGAAGAATGCtgtttgcaacgactactatgTCGTTTCTCATGTATTGGATAGGAAGATTGTTATTTCTGAGGAATCCATTGCAAAATTGCTGGGAATGGAATTTCAACAGGGCAAGAGAATCAAAAATGTGGATGCTAATGTTCCTGGCATGAGGAAATTAGTAAATAAGGCCATTTATGACAACTGGTCTTTGGAGAAGACAAAGTATAGCATAAAGGAATTGAAGCCAACA GGTGAGCCTGTATGTCTTCCATTTctactcttcaactatctgaaggaatgtgttgagaagtcaagaactactgtAATTGAGACTAAGAGGTCTATCTCCTACATTCCTTATGGCAGGCTGCTCTCAGATATCTTCACCCAGAATAAACTGGTCAAGACTTTGTCTGACCTCGGACTTCATGAGGATCTGGCTATGTCCATTGGAGAAGCTCTCAATGGGACTAAGTTGAAgagaatgcagatcattgacaaAGTTCAAGTTGAACCTGTTGAAGAATCAACTGAAGAGGTTCGTCACAAGAACCAACCTATTGATGACTACCCTCTCTGGTCTAAGAAGGATAATCCAGccagcattctggaatatgtgagaatgctcagaagtAAAAGAGATCCAATCACTCTCGAGGAATTCATCAAGAGTCTTCCTGATAGTCCTCCTGAAGTACCAACAAGGAGGTCCAAGAGAACAATcagcagcaagccttcagatcccaaaGGCAAAGGCATTTTGATAGAGGAAACCAAGAAGATGAAACCAGCATCAAAATCTGTAGTCATCAGGGAACCAATTCTAgaaccctctcctgaaagaACTCCAGTGGAGTCACCTCAGGAATCTCAGTCTGATAGCTCTGAAAGCTCTATGGCTTCTTCCATTGgaactcaagaagaagaagtttcACCTAGAAATGATTTCAAGAGGAAGGCTGTCAtggaagaatcttctgatgaggaaactgaagatgatgatgttcctctggccAAGAGGCAAAGAATTCAAGCAATCCAAGTTGAGGAAGAAGTTAAGCAGGATGAATGTGAGATTATTGGGAATGTGCTCCAAGTCATAAGGGAATCtgcagaagctgaagaatccaccgATTCTGATGTAGAGCCCATAGACAAGAGGAtgaaactgcctctgaaggttccacttcagaagaaggagtCAGAACCAAAGCAAGCATCTGAGAATGTTGCAGAGGTACAAAGAGAAAGGAGATCAAAGATAGCTTCAGATCCTGCAAGGACTGCTAAACTCACCAGATCTACCATACTCAGAGATTCAAGTAAGGAACTTACTAAAAGCATTAAtttagattctgctttagtagttattcctgaacaacctgtACCTATATCTACATTCCTGCCAACCTCAACCCAAACAGTTCCACCTCAAACAGAACCTCACACACAAACCTTATCTCAAGCAGAAACACAAGCTCCTCACTTCAACACCCTAACTGCTACCACTTCCATTCCATCCATCCCAATTCAAACCTCCTCCacatccaccaccactgagtCTGTACCTcttttcaattcattcatcaagGGTATCGCTCAGAGTGAGGCCACCTTGAGGgacttggttcaacaattcacacCCAAACCTCCATCCACCTCAAGAATCCTTCTGATAACTGAATCTGGAGAGATTCCTGCTGAGAAAGacgatgaagatgaggatgttCAGATTCTAGAACCTCCTTTCAATGTGCAACCTATCCAGCAGGTAGCCTCCTACTTTGAAGATGTGCTCCTAGATGTTGTTGCTGAGTCCTCCTATGTGTCCTTGTCTCACTACTCCACAGTAAACTCAAGAGATCTGAGTTTCACCTCACCTGAGAAGAATGCTACATCTAGGCAAAGACAAGAGACCATTCCTGAGATTGAACGCATGGATGACTCAGATCATTCTGGACAAGGAAAAGCTCATGTGAATGAATCAATGCCTTCAGGGCAAATGAGAACTGAAAGTTCTAATGCATCAAGTTCTAATGCAACCAACATTCCTCAGCCAATCATGGATCTGACACCCTCCTTCCGGCCAAAGAATCTTATTCagctcattcagga gcaGAGGGTGTTACACAAGGTTTGTGAGCCCATGAGAAGGGCAATGGCTGCAAGAAATCATGTTGTCTCTGaacgtacctcagaagatgctgataTGATttcagcagaggttgcagaGGACAGTGCTGAAGAGATCATTATTCATGAGGCTGCAGAGGTTGATGAAGTTCAGATGGAAATACCTACTCAAGCTGCGGCAGAAGTTCAGGCACCTACAGATGTTCCTAttcaagctccagaaccagCTTCACATCCGGAAGTTGCTCTCCTGGCTGCCAGAATTGATAGGatacaagatgatcagcagaggctgtttcagatggttgagcatcaAGGCATCATTCAGAGTGAACAAAGTCGGCAGATTCAGGAATCTTCAAGCAGAATGGAGAATATGATGAAGTATCTGAACGAGAATCTCCCATCTTCATCCAAGCCTTGA